One window of the Eucalyptus grandis isolate ANBG69807.140 chromosome 8, ASM1654582v1, whole genome shotgun sequence genome contains the following:
- the LOC104447861 gene encoding LOW QUALITY PROTEIN: cytochrome P450 81Q32 (The sequence of the model RefSeq protein was modified relative to this genomic sequence to represent the inferred CDS: deleted 2 bases in 1 codon): MLSMEDTWVYILSVTSLLFLLYLFKLQRSSKRNLPPAPPSLPIIGHLHLIKEPVHRTLQSLSDRYGPVLSLSLGSRPAVVISSPSAAEECFTRNDIALANRPRTLAGEIMAYGNTNIGTAPYGPHWRNLRRLTAVEILSPHRLTGSLAIRQEEVRLMRSLYEAASSSQGGGFARVEMSSRLQEMSFNIIMRMISGKRYSGAAVDAGDAEVAREYRELIKEEFELSGTDPGDFLPVLRKVVDFKGRERRMVDAANRSDVILQGMIDEHRSRRKRSDADGSREEESKTMIETMLSEGYSDDIIKGQINSIIGAGTDTSAVTIEWAMSLLLNHLDVMKKAQVELDDIVGRDRLVDEVDTHKLPCLHNIINEALRLFPPGPLLVPHESAEDCTIGGFDVPRGTMILVNAWAIQRDPKVWDDPTNFKPERYNGLEGDHAYRLLPFGMGRRSCPGAGLANRVVSLALAALIQCFEWERVGEELVDLSEGTGLTMPKREPLEALCKARECMIANVLAHL, from the exons ATGTTGTCCATGGAAGACACGTGGGTGTACATCCTCTCGGTaacctccctcctcttccttctctaCCTTTTCAAATTGCAGAGAAGCAGCAAGAGAAATCTCCCGCCGGCCCCGCCTTCACTCCCCATCATCGGCCACCTCCACCTCATAAAAGAGCCTGTCCACCGCACCCTTCAGTCCCTCTCCGACCGCTATGGCCCtgtcctctccctctccttagGCTCTCGGCCCGCGGTCGTCATATCCTCCCCGTCCGCGGCCGAGGAGTGCTTCACCAGGAACGACATCGCCCTCGCCAACCGCCCCCGCACGCTCGCGGGCGAGATCATGGCCTACGGCAACACCAACATCGGCACCGCCCCCTACGGCCCCCACTGGCGCAACCTCCGCCGCCTCACGGCCGTGGAGATCCTTTCGCCGCACCGCCTCACCGGCTCCCTCGCCATCCGGCAGGAGGAGGTCAGG CTCATGAGGAGCCTCTACGAGGCGGCCTCCTCCTCCCAGGGCGGCGGTTTTGCGAGGGTGGAGATGAGTTCGAGGCTGCAGGAGATGTCCTTCAACATCATCATGAGGATGATCTCTGGGAAGCGCTACTCTGGGGCCGCCGTCGACGCTGGCGACGCCGAGGTGGCGAGGGAGTACAGGGAGCTGATAAAGGAGGAATTCGAGCTGAGCGGAACGGACCCGGGCGATTTCTTGCCGGTGCTGAGGAAGGTGGTGGACTTCAAGGGTAGAGAGCGGAGGATGGTGGACGCGGCCAACAGGTCCGATGTGATCTTGCAGGGGATGATAGACGAACACAGGtcgagaaggaagagaagcgATGCCGACGGCAGCCGAGAGGAGGAGAGCAAGACAATGATCGAGACGATGCTCTCGGAGGGCTACTCGGACGACATCATCAAAGGCCAGATCAAT TCAATAATAGGTGCGGGTACAGACACATCTGCGGTGACAATAGAATGGGCCATGTCCCTCTTGCTCAACCACCTGGACGTCATGAAAAAAGCTCAAGTAGAACTAGACGACATTGTTGGCCGAGACCGTCTAGTTGATGAAGTCGACACCCACAAGCTGCCTTGCCTTCATAACATCATCAATGAGGCACTCCGATTGTTTCCACCAGGGCCACTCCTAGTGCCTCATGAGTCTGCTGAGGATTGCACGATTGGTGGGTTTGACGTGCCCCGAGGCACCATGATCCTGGTTAATGCATGGGCAATTCAGAGAGACCCAAAAGTGTGGGACGATCCCACAAATTTTAAACCGGAGAGGTACAATGGATTGGAAGGTGATCATGCCTACCGACTATTGCCGTTTGGCATGGGGAGGAGAAGTTGTCCCGGTGCTGGCCTTGCCAATAGAGTGGTGAGCTTGGCCCTGGCAGCGCTTATTCAATGCTTCGAATGGGAACGAGTTGGCGAAGAATTGGTGGACTTGTCTGAGGGGACGGGACTCACAATGCCCAAGAGAGAGCCTTTGGAGGCCTTGTGCAAAGCGCGTGAATGCATGATAGCTAATGTTCTTGCGCACCTTTAA